From the genome of Tautonia marina, one region includes:
- a CDS encoding DUF1501 domain-containing protein codes for MWTDSDRWGRRAFLANTGFGVGAFALASLLKQDGVLAESPQKPNENLPLNLAARPPMFAPKANAMISLFMHGGPSHVDLLDPKPELSRLHGKEYDGDVAFSFVNRASKTLLGSPWKFRKHGECGTEVSELLPEIAGVVDDLCVIRSMHTGHNGHEVSIRYFHGGIAGITGRPTLGSWIVYGLGSESQELPAYMVLSDPGGQPVDGSHNWSSGFMPPLYQGTVLRPQEPRILNLDPPSHLRGTVQENNLSFLDQLNRRHLEQHPGEDDLESRIRSYELAASMQVAAKEALDVSDEPESIKRLYGLDHDDTREYGTRCLIARRLVERGVRFVQLFLGGQPWDNHNSIKSTLPGICRRTDRPAAALIKDLKQRGLLETTLVHWGGEIGRLPVTEGELNDSAGRDHNGQGFSIWMAGGGIKGGMTFGATDEVGHRAVENVVTPNDFQATVMNLLGIDHEHLIYRANGREHRITDGRPSQVVEGILQSPPHHAG; via the coding sequence ATGTGGACTGATTCCGATCGATGGGGTCGGCGAGCCTTCCTGGCGAACACCGGGTTCGGAGTGGGGGCCTTCGCCCTTGCTTCCTTGCTCAAGCAGGACGGCGTTCTGGCCGAGTCTCCCCAGAAGCCGAACGAGAACCTGCCGCTCAACCTGGCGGCTCGGCCTCCGATGTTCGCTCCCAAGGCGAACGCGATGATCTCGCTGTTCATGCACGGTGGACCGTCTCACGTCGACCTGCTTGACCCGAAGCCCGAGCTTTCCCGACTCCACGGGAAGGAATACGACGGCGATGTGGCCTTCAGCTTCGTCAATCGCGCCAGCAAGACCCTCCTCGGCTCTCCCTGGAAATTTCGGAAGCACGGCGAGTGCGGGACCGAAGTTTCCGAACTGCTTCCCGAGATCGCCGGAGTCGTCGACGACCTCTGTGTGATCCGGTCCATGCACACTGGTCACAATGGGCACGAGGTTTCGATCCGCTATTTCCACGGTGGCATTGCCGGAATCACCGGACGCCCCACCCTCGGAAGCTGGATCGTTTACGGACTCGGCAGCGAGTCGCAGGAATTACCCGCCTACATGGTCCTCTCCGATCCCGGTGGCCAGCCGGTCGACGGCTCGCATAACTGGTCGAGCGGATTCATGCCCCCGTTGTACCAGGGGACCGTCCTGCGTCCTCAGGAGCCTCGAATCCTCAACCTCGATCCTCCGTCTCACCTCCGGGGAACCGTTCAGGAGAACAATCTCTCCTTCCTCGATCAGCTCAACCGGCGCCATCTGGAACAACACCCCGGAGAGGACGACCTCGAATCCCGGATCCGCAGCTACGAACTCGCCGCCTCCATGCAGGTCGCGGCCAAGGAAGCGCTCGACGTCTCCGATGAGCCGGAGTCCATCAAGCGCCTCTACGGGCTCGACCACGATGACACCCGCGAATACGGTACGCGATGTCTGATTGCCCGCCGCCTGGTCGAACGAGGCGTCCGATTCGTTCAGCTTTTCCTCGGCGGCCAGCCCTGGGACAACCACAACTCGATCAAATCGACCTTGCCGGGCATCTGCCGACGGACCGACCGACCCGCGGCCGCCCTGATCAAGGACCTCAAGCAACGCGGTTTGCTAGAGACCACCCTGGTTCACTGGGGAGGTGAGATCGGACGGCTTCCCGTCACCGAAGGGGAGCTCAACGACTCGGCCGGCCGCGACCACAACGGCCAGGGATTCTCCATCTGGATGGCCGGTGGTGGGATCAAAGGGGGCATGACCTTTGGCGCGACCGACGAGGTGGGCCACCGTGCCGTCGAGAATGTCGTCACGCCGAACGACTTCCAGGCCACGGTCATGAACCTGCTCGGAATCGACCACGAGCATCTGATCTATCGTGCCAACGGTCGCGAGCACCGGATCACCGACGGCCGACCCTCCCAGGTCGTCGAGGGGATCCTGCAATCCCCTCCCCACCAC
- a CDS encoding carboxypeptidase-like regulatory domain-containing protein: MTRFLRPLTFVGLMALVVSLGPTTAQANGLGLFGPRETTYITPIETVSVVPTVSSYVIPTTSIVSTSYLVPTSSVVYRPARYTLAPTIYRSASTTVLPTSYLVGSSILRPTRYYTSDVVATSYLPSSVLSTTRFLTPSSVVYPSSVVYPSSVVYDAPIIESAAPIYVDRPSASAATSAPQGQSEPGLSIERNRQQGNPPGVGRAPALENQAIDPRPEPVPQPEPTPSEPDRSIEPEPLSPPDLPAPSDDGSIEGIGPLPSLPFEELRESRRPAFSGGVPGSTLAAATRMVQGRVRDEATGRPVAGAVVRFSNTIATFAERQAVTNDRGEFQLAEFLPDGDWSIVVSGTNGEAPTRTYPLITIMSGRIYDRTGRDYSKLVLDY, from the coding sequence ATGACCCGGTTCCTCCGCCCACTCACGTTCGTGGGGCTGATGGCCCTGGTGGTGAGCCTTGGGCCGACGACGGCCCAGGCCAATGGACTCGGGCTGTTCGGTCCGAGAGAAACCACCTACATCACCCCGATCGAAACCGTCTCGGTGGTTCCGACGGTTTCGTCGTATGTGATCCCGACGACATCGATTGTGTCGACGTCGTACCTGGTTCCGACCTCCTCGGTGGTGTATCGCCCTGCACGCTACACACTGGCACCGACGATCTACCGATCCGCGTCGACGACCGTTTTGCCGACCAGTTATCTCGTGGGGAGTTCGATCCTGCGACCCACGCGCTACTACACGAGCGATGTGGTTGCGACGTCGTACCTTCCGTCCTCGGTGCTGTCGACGACTCGGTTTCTGACGCCGTCGAGCGTCGTCTACCCGTCGAGTGTCGTCTACCCGTCGAGCGTGGTTTACGATGCCCCGATCATCGAATCGGCGGCTCCGATCTATGTGGATCGTCCCTCGGCCTCAGCGGCGACCTCTGCGCCTCAAGGGCAGTCGGAACCGGGATTGTCGATCGAGCGAAACCGTCAGCAAGGCAATCCGCCGGGCGTTGGGCGCGCGCCGGCTCTGGAAAACCAGGCCATCGATCCTCGCCCCGAGCCCGTGCCTCAACCCGAGCCGACCCCGAGTGAGCCGGATCGTTCCATCGAGCCGGAACCGCTCAGCCCTCCCGATTTGCCGGCTCCGAGTGATGACGGTTCGATCGAGGGAATTGGCCCCTTGCCCTCGCTGCCCTTCGAGGAGCTTCGAGAATCGCGACGCCCCGCCTTCTCGGGCGGAGTGCCGGGATCGACCCTCGCCGCGGCGACCCGAATGGTTCAAGGTCGTGTCCGCGATGAAGCAACCGGACGACCAGTTGCGGGAGCGGTCGTGAGGTTCTCCAATACGATTGCGACCTTCGCCGAGCGTCAGGCCGTGACCAACGATCGCGGTGAGTTCCAGCTCGCGGAGTTCCTTCCCGATGGCGACTGGTCGATTGTCGTCTCGGGAACCAACGGGGAGGCCCCGACCCGGACCTACCCGCTCATTACGATCATGAGCGGCCGGATTTACGACCGCACGGGTCGTGATTATTCGAAGCTGGTGCTTGACTACTGA
- the lpxA gene encoding acyl-ACP--UDP-N-acetylglucosamine O-acyltransferase, translated as MTLAVSGLIHPTAVIGPDAEIAPDVRIGPYVIIEGPARIGPGCVIEGYACLSGPLEMGRENYVGYKAVLGKGPQSRTYRGEPTRLIIGDGNSFHDYVTIHRGTVEGGGLTAIGNGNILRRGAHLGHDVIMGDSCLLESDVLLAGHVQIGDCCDLASHVVIQQRVRIGRLVRFSGLGGSTKDVPPFVVQEGYNCITSLNLQGLQRIGTPPSVIDALGEAFRTLFQEGRNQGEALERVESRLGSIPEVQEVLDFIRETRIGINHIRNEERRNWCA; from the coding sequence ATGACCTTGGCAGTCTCCGGACTGATCCACCCGACGGCCGTGATCGGTCCCGACGCGGAGATCGCTCCCGACGTCCGGATCGGCCCTTATGTCATTATCGAAGGTCCGGCGCGGATCGGGCCGGGATGTGTCATTGAGGGCTATGCGTGCCTGAGTGGCCCGCTTGAGATGGGCCGCGAGAATTATGTTGGCTACAAGGCCGTTCTCGGCAAGGGTCCTCAATCTCGAACGTATCGGGGAGAACCGACTCGCCTGATCATCGGCGACGGCAACTCGTTCCACGATTACGTCACAATTCACCGAGGGACCGTCGAGGGTGGTGGCCTGACGGCCATTGGCAACGGGAACATCCTCAGGCGAGGCGCGCACCTCGGTCACGATGTGATCATGGGGGATTCGTGCCTGCTCGAATCGGATGTCTTGCTCGCCGGTCATGTTCAGATTGGCGACTGCTGCGATCTGGCCAGCCATGTCGTCATTCAGCAGCGGGTCCGGATCGGTCGGCTCGTTCGATTCTCTGGACTCGGCGGCAGCACGAAGGATGTGCCTCCGTTCGTGGTTCAGGAAGGATACAACTGCATCACCTCGTTGAACTTGCAAGGCTTGCAGCGGATCGGGACGCCGCCCTCGGTGATCGATGCCCTGGGGGAAGCATTCCGAACCTTGTTTCAGGAAGGCCGGAATCAGGGGGAAGCCCTGGAACGGGTCGAATCTCGCCTGGGTTCGATTCCCGAGGTCCAGGAAGTTCTCGACTTCATCCGAGAAACCCGAATCGGCATTAACCATATTCGCAATGAGGAACGGCGGAACTGGTGCGCCTGA
- a CDS encoding dicarboxylate/amino acid:cation symporter, protein MTEPKPISPVVREAARFRTLPLYFWVVLAVLLAIPTGLLLGVDASWSEQIPGPVRVLLSAFATGLDLAPQLIIRALSAMAAPLVVLAILTAIVTNDIRGLQGARMMGYYVFNTTVAMIVGLAIAMLVRPGEGALLDAGQTVEPGDARLIDTLIDRPAPREPAPRKSVAQIVLEMVPRSIGEAFATNNLAQLVLVTLAVGIALAKLRDQQRRSGLQNHQAVIDLVTVGFEVLMTILLWVVALVPVAVFGVVAISIAREGFGLFMRLGWFVGVVLAGLAVQMVWYLVELGVLARFGPLRLLRGSADVIAMTFSTASTAATIPITLRSLIDRLGISRASSQLAACVGTNFNNDGTALYQAVAALFFAQAVGAELAPADLLVVMMTTLLASIGAGGIPSGSFVTMPLILAAIRVPVDALPILLTIDWFLDRCRTTVNVLGDMTVAILIDRHEPTDSSSTSAELEPPDLLDPLPPASPS, encoded by the coding sequence ATGACTGAGCCGAAGCCCATTTCTCCCGTCGTCCGAGAGGCAGCACGATTCCGAACATTGCCCCTGTATTTCTGGGTGGTCCTGGCGGTGCTGCTGGCGATCCCGACCGGATTGTTGCTCGGGGTCGATGCCAGCTGGTCTGAGCAAATCCCAGGGCCGGTTCGAGTGCTCCTCAGCGCCTTTGCCACGGGGCTTGACCTGGCTCCTCAGTTGATCATCCGGGCACTGAGCGCGATGGCTGCGCCGTTGGTTGTTCTGGCAATCCTCACGGCAATCGTCACCAACGACATCCGAGGTCTTCAAGGGGCCCGGATGATGGGCTACTACGTTTTCAATACGACCGTGGCCATGATCGTTGGTCTGGCAATCGCCATGCTCGTGCGTCCCGGCGAGGGAGCCTTGCTCGACGCAGGTCAGACGGTGGAGCCGGGAGACGCCCGGCTGATCGACACCCTGATCGACCGCCCTGCCCCTCGGGAGCCGGCTCCTCGAAAGTCGGTCGCACAGATTGTCCTCGAAATGGTCCCCCGGAGCATCGGCGAAGCCTTTGCCACGAACAACCTGGCGCAACTCGTCCTGGTGACGCTCGCCGTGGGCATCGCCCTGGCGAAGCTCCGCGACCAGCAGCGACGCAGCGGTTTGCAAAACCACCAGGCGGTGATTGATCTGGTGACGGTCGGATTCGAGGTCCTGATGACGATCCTGCTTTGGGTCGTCGCGCTCGTTCCGGTGGCGGTCTTCGGGGTCGTGGCGATCAGTATCGCCCGAGAGGGATTCGGCCTGTTCATGAGGCTCGGGTGGTTTGTCGGGGTGGTACTCGCCGGTCTGGCGGTGCAAATGGTCTGGTATCTCGTGGAACTCGGCGTGCTGGCTCGGTTCGGTCCGCTTCGCCTGTTGCGCGGATCGGCCGATGTGATTGCCATGACCTTCAGCACCGCGAGCACGGCCGCGACCATTCCCATCACGCTCCGATCCTTGATCGACCGCCTTGGCATTTCTCGGGCATCGAGCCAGCTGGCCGCCTGTGTCGGAACGAACTTCAACAACGACGGCACCGCGTTGTATCAGGCTGTCGCTGCCCTGTTCTTTGCCCAGGCCGTCGGAGCGGAACTGGCCCCCGCGGATCTGCTCGTCGTAATGATGACCACGCTTCTGGCCAGCATCGGCGCGGGGGGAATCCCGTCGGGTAGCTTCGTCACGATGCCCCTGATCCTGGCCGCCATCCGGGTGCCGGTGGATGCCTTGCCGATCTTGCTCACGATCGACTGGTTCCTCGACCGTTGCCGGACCACGGTCAACGTGCTCGGCGACATGACCGTGGCCATCCTCATCGACCGCCATGAACCGACCGACTCATCCTCCACGTCTGCCGAACTGGAGCCTCCCGACCTGCTCGACCCCCTGCCCCCGGCGTCACCATCCTGA
- a CDS encoding type II secretion system F family protein, producing MERIVFGSVRSTDLATFCRQLAGYLDAGVDLLRALGALEKQFRATALGPVIARLQTSIRRGDSVSEAMNREPRTFDRMMRSMMQVAEARGGMPEVLKQLSRNYENRVRLFRKARSAMIYPVSVILIAAGVGWLLTVFVLPQFVEILQDMTRGRVDLPAPTRALVALSNFMQGVGWWLVPVLAVAVVFGAIRAYRTSTGKELMDRLALRLPVLGSLMRTLDTTRFARTLSTLLEAGVDYDTSLRLTSEVLHAAPIRRSVDRARAEVMAGTELSEVLDRTHQFNVDVIQVLSSGEETGKLPEALEHLADDYEEQAERMVSNLGQLVQPILTIGIGGIVFFIVVAFVMAYISVITNLASGM from the coding sequence ATGGAACGGATCGTGTTCGGCTCAGTCCGATCGACCGACCTGGCAACCTTCTGCCGGCAGCTCGCGGGATATCTCGATGCGGGGGTCGATCTGCTTCGCGCGCTCGGTGCCCTGGAGAAGCAATTTCGAGCCACGGCGCTGGGACCGGTGATCGCCCGGCTTCAGACCTCGATCCGCCGGGGCGATTCCGTCTCCGAAGCGATGAACCGGGAGCCGCGAACGTTTGATCGCATGATGCGGAGTATGATGCAGGTTGCTGAAGCTCGGGGAGGGATGCCCGAGGTCCTCAAACAGCTTTCCAGAAACTATGAGAACCGGGTCCGGCTGTTCCGCAAGGCCCGCTCGGCGATGATTTACCCGGTTTCGGTCATCCTGATCGCCGCGGGGGTCGGGTGGCTGTTGACGGTCTTTGTCCTGCCTCAATTTGTCGAGATTCTTCAGGACATGACTCGGGGGCGGGTCGATCTCCCCGCTCCGACCCGAGCCCTGGTTGCCCTGAGCAACTTCATGCAAGGGGTTGGTTGGTGGCTGGTGCCGGTCCTCGCCGTGGCCGTTGTGTTCGGAGCGATCCGAGCCTACCGAACGTCGACCGGCAAGGAACTGATGGACCGGCTTGCCCTTCGACTGCCGGTGCTTGGGTCGTTGATGCGTACGCTTGACACCACGCGATTCGCCCGAACACTCTCCACGTTGCTGGAAGCGGGGGTGGATTATGACACCTCGCTTCGCCTGACGAGCGAGGTCTTGCATGCGGCCCCGATCCGTCGGTCCGTCGATCGGGCTCGCGCTGAGGTGATGGCAGGGACCGAGCTCAGCGAAGTGCTCGACCGGACTCATCAGTTCAACGTCGATGTGATTCAGGTCCTGTCCTCGGGAGAGGAAACGGGCAAGCTTCCCGAAGCGCTCGAACACCTGGCCGACGACTATGAGGAGCAGGCCGAGCGCATGGTCTCGAACCTTGGTCAACTGGTGCAGCCAATTCTGACGATCGGGATCGGCGGGATCGTCTTTTTCATCGTGGTGGCCTTTGTCATGGCATACATCTCGGTGATCACCAACCTGGCGTCGGGGATGTGA
- a CDS encoding glycosyltransferase family 4 protein yields the protein MNETPLRICYLLAYFHPFASGAERQALAQGTELARRGHSVRVVTQSVRGSDLPRDELVQGVTVHRWIDSVPIGPLFGLSFVSGAVRALRKLRDEYDLVHTHQALWEAVASGVARSAIDQPTLVQPASSGYFGEAEELSRTRGFPVLKRLILRNSAFAAISLDIETQWRALGVPADRMVRMASGVDSSQFHPGPSEVEAALPPRPRVLFTGRLHPQKNLDLLVDAWAEVASKRAEGHLIFLGGGPDHDRLSARAEELGLADRVHFVGPVSDPAAYLRAADVFVLPSVAEGMSNSLLEAMATGLPCIASKIGGNVDLLEDGPSGLLVPLNDPRGWAEAILRLLDDPEFARSLGQEALRRVESEFALPIVVDRYERLYRSLLARSGW from the coding sequence ATGAACGAAACGCCGCTCCGCATCTGTTATCTGCTCGCCTACTTTCATCCCTTCGCCAGTGGCGCGGAGCGTCAGGCGTTGGCGCAGGGAACTGAGCTCGCGCGCCGAGGCCATTCGGTTCGGGTGGTCACCCAGTCGGTTCGCGGATCGGATCTCCCTCGGGATGAACTGGTTCAGGGCGTGACAGTGCATCGCTGGATCGACTCAGTCCCGATCGGCCCGCTGTTTGGCCTGAGCTTTGTCTCAGGGGCAGTTCGCGCCCTGCGAAAACTTCGAGATGAGTACGATCTGGTGCACACGCACCAGGCGCTCTGGGAAGCAGTCGCCAGTGGGGTCGCTCGATCAGCGATCGATCAGCCAACCCTCGTTCAGCCGGCCAGCTCGGGGTACTTCGGCGAGGCGGAGGAATTGTCGCGGACGCGCGGATTCCCGGTGCTCAAGCGCTTGATTCTGCGGAACTCGGCGTTTGCGGCGATCTCGCTCGATATCGAAACGCAATGGCGAGCGCTTGGGGTTCCGGCGGATCGGATGGTTCGAATGGCCAGTGGGGTCGATTCGTCCCAGTTTCATCCGGGTCCGAGTGAGGTCGAAGCGGCCTTGCCTCCGAGGCCCCGGGTGCTGTTCACCGGTAGGCTTCACCCTCAGAAAAACCTGGATTTGTTGGTCGATGCCTGGGCTGAGGTCGCATCGAAACGAGCTGAGGGCCATTTGATCTTCCTGGGTGGAGGACCAGACCACGACCGCCTCTCAGCCCGAGCCGAGGAGCTGGGGCTGGCCGATCGGGTCCATTTTGTAGGACCGGTCAGTGATCCCGCCGCGTACCTTCGCGCGGCCGACGTGTTCGTCTTGCCGAGCGTGGCCGAAGGAATGAGTAACTCGTTGCTGGAAGCCATGGCAACGGGGTTACCCTGCATCGCCTCGAAGATCGGTGGGAATGTGGATTTGCTGGAGGACGGCCCCTCGGGACTTCTGGTTCCCTTGAACGATCCTCGGGGATGGGCAGAGGCAATCCTCCGGCTCCTCGATGACCCTGAATTCGCGAGGTCCCTCGGTCAGGAGGCCCTGCGAAGGGTCGAATCGGAATTTGCCCTGCCGATCGTGGTGGATCGCTATGAGAGGCTCTACCGGAGCCTGCTCGCTCGATCAGGATGGTGA
- a CDS encoding PSD1 and planctomycete cytochrome C domain-containing protein yields MTLLRPMLALVLLLSLRPVMAMEEPSERLTFEHDIRPILKAYCLDCHGGEEELKGGLDLRLKRFAEAGGRSGTALFPGFPDESLLLIRMQDAEMPPGEVKVPPESIALIEQWIAAGAPTDREEPESIPPGIGITAEERSYWAFQPIRRHEPPAFGPEDRVRTPIDAFVLSRLQALGDAFAFAPDSDRLTLIRRASADLTGLPPTSEQIDFYLNDSEPGAYDRMIDRLLDSPSYGERWARHWLDVAGYADSDGNGSQDTPRAFAYKYRDYVIRAFNADKPLDQFIIEQLAGDELVPKPWANLTTDQQETLAATGFLRTVADPTSTGGGDLALDANQVVADTLKVVGSSMLGLTVGCAQCHDHRYDPIPQADYFRLRAVFEPALNPQQWRRPSQRLVSLFTEEERTRSQVIEAEAQKLQAAVDAKTQAFIAAAFDVELQKFPEDRRAALRDAFETPADQRSEDQKALLAANPSLNITAGNLYQYNPKAADELKADREQIAAKRSEKPVEDFIAVLDEIPDVRPETRLFHRGDHRQPLDPVSPGDLTVLAPEGERFEIPDNDPTVPSSGRRLAYARHLVSGKHPLVGRVLANRIWMHHFGRGLVETPGDFGFLGQLPSHPELLDWLATELVRQGWSLKAMHRLIMTSTVYRQSSRHNPELDLVDSSNIYYGRSPVRRLDAEILRDRILAASGRLDLTPFGPSIPAVEGTFGEAIPEGNSTRRSIYVEVRRSRPISFLTAFDAPLMDVNCERRTLSTSAPQALMLMNSPFVVSEAEAMADRLIAETPADFATDQVEAASWNDSDTFRGEQGATMAQMIAYAWSLAYQRSISPEELDLAREFVTAQRAVIGPEQVESGPERAVLANLCHQLLSSNEFLYVD; encoded by the coding sequence ATGACCCTCCTCCGCCCGATGCTTGCCCTGGTGCTTCTTCTGTCGCTCAGGCCGGTGATGGCGATGGAGGAGCCTTCCGAGCGATTGACGTTCGAGCACGACATCCGCCCCATCTTGAAGGCCTACTGCCTCGACTGTCACGGCGGGGAGGAGGAGCTCAAGGGGGGACTCGATCTTCGCCTCAAACGCTTCGCGGAAGCCGGTGGCCGAAGTGGAACGGCGCTCTTTCCAGGCTTTCCCGATGAAAGCCTCCTGCTCATCCGCATGCAAGACGCGGAGATGCCCCCGGGAGAGGTCAAGGTTCCTCCCGAGTCAATCGCCCTGATCGAGCAGTGGATTGCCGCCGGTGCCCCGACCGATCGCGAGGAACCCGAATCGATTCCTCCCGGAATCGGCATCACCGCCGAGGAACGCTCGTACTGGGCCTTCCAGCCCATACGGCGGCACGAGCCACCTGCCTTCGGTCCCGAGGATCGCGTCCGAACTCCGATCGATGCCTTTGTTCTCAGCCGGCTTCAAGCCCTGGGAGACGCCTTCGCGTTCGCTCCCGACTCCGATCGCCTCACCTTGATCCGCCGGGCCAGTGCCGATTTAACCGGCCTCCCTCCGACCTCGGAGCAAATCGACTTCTATCTGAATGATTCTGAGCCCGGCGCATACGATCGCATGATCGACCGCTTGCTCGACAGCCCTTCCTACGGCGAGCGATGGGCACGCCACTGGCTCGACGTGGCCGGTTATGCCGATTCCGATGGCAATGGCTCTCAGGATACCCCCCGAGCCTTTGCGTACAAATATCGCGATTATGTCATTCGAGCCTTCAACGCCGATAAACCACTCGACCAGTTCATCATCGAACAACTGGCCGGTGATGAACTCGTCCCCAAGCCCTGGGCGAACCTGACCACCGATCAGCAAGAGACCCTCGCGGCCACGGGATTCCTAAGAACCGTTGCCGACCCCACCTCAACCGGCGGGGGCGACCTGGCCCTCGACGCGAATCAGGTCGTGGCCGACACGCTCAAGGTCGTCGGTTCCTCGATGCTCGGTCTGACGGTCGGGTGCGCCCAGTGTCACGACCACCGTTACGACCCCATCCCCCAGGCCGACTACTTCCGCCTCCGAGCCGTCTTCGAGCCCGCCCTCAACCCTCAGCAGTGGCGCCGTCCCTCGCAGCGTCTGGTTTCGCTCTTCACCGAGGAGGAGCGAACGCGTTCTCAGGTAATCGAGGCAGAGGCCCAGAAACTCCAGGCCGCGGTCGACGCGAAAACCCAAGCCTTCATCGCGGCAGCGTTCGACGTGGAATTGCAAAAGTTCCCCGAGGACCGCCGTGCCGCCCTTCGCGACGCCTTCGAAACGCCCGCCGATCAACGAAGCGAGGACCAGAAGGCGCTGCTCGCCGCCAATCCCAGCCTCAACATCACGGCCGGGAACCTTTACCAGTACAATCCGAAAGCGGCCGATGAACTGAAGGCCGATCGCGAACAGATTGCCGCCAAACGCTCCGAGAAACCGGTCGAGGATTTCATCGCCGTTCTCGACGAGATTCCTGACGTTCGGCCCGAAACCCGTCTGTTCCATCGAGGCGACCACCGACAGCCGCTCGATCCGGTCTCTCCCGGCGACCTGACTGTCCTCGCTCCCGAGGGGGAACGCTTCGAGATCCCCGACAACGACCCGACCGTGCCCAGTTCCGGCCGTCGGCTCGCCTACGCCCGTCATCTGGTCAGTGGAAAGCATCCCCTGGTCGGTCGCGTCCTGGCCAACCGGATCTGGATGCACCACTTTGGCCGTGGACTGGTCGAGACTCCCGGAGACTTCGGGTTCCTCGGTCAGTTGCCGTCGCATCCTGAGTTGCTCGACTGGCTGGCAACCGAGTTGGTGCGACAGGGCTGGAGTCTCAAGGCGATGCACCGCTTGATCATGACGTCAACGGTCTATCGTCAGTCTTCCCGGCACAACCCGGAACTCGACCTGGTCGACTCCTCCAACATCTACTACGGCCGTTCTCCGGTGCGTCGCCTCGACGCGGAAATCCTTCGAGATCGCATCCTGGCCGCCAGTGGCCGGCTCGACCTCACCCCGTTCGGACCCTCAATTCCTGCCGTCGAGGGCACCTTTGGCGAGGCGATTCCCGAGGGGAACTCGACGCGCCGCAGCATCTATGTGGAAGTGCGGCGATCCCGGCCGATCTCGTTCCTGACGGCCTTCGATGCGCCGCTGATGGATGTCAACTGCGAGCGTCGGACGCTCAGCACCTCGGCCCCCCAGGCGCTGATGCTCATGAATAGCCCGTTCGTGGTCAGTGAGGCCGAGGCAATGGCCGATCGACTCATCGCCGAGACTCCCGCTGACTTTGCGACCGACCAGGTCGAAGCCGCCTCCTGGAACGATTCCGACACCTTCCGAGGAGAGCAGGGAGCCACAATGGCTCAGATGATCGCCTATGCCTGGTCGCTCGCCTATCAGCGATCCATCTCGCCCGAGGAACTTGACCTCGCGCGAGAGTTTGTCACGGCCCAGCGGGCTGTGATCGGTCCGGAACAGGTAGAGTCGGGGCCGGAGCGGGCAGTGCTCGCCAACCTTTGCCACCAACTTCTCAGTTCAAACGAGTTTCTCTATGTGGACTGA